In Mycobacterium tuberculosis H37Rv, a single window of DNA contains:
- a CDS encoding short-chain type dehydrogenase/reductase: MSVLDLFDLHGKRALITGASTGIGKRVALAYVEAGAQVAIAARHLDALEKLADEIGTSGGKVVPVCCDVSQHQQVTSMLDQVTAELGGIDIAVCNAGIITVTPMLDMPLEEFQRLQNTNVTGVFLTAQAAAKAMVKQGQGGVIINTASMSGHIINVPQQVSHYCASKAAVIHLTKAMAVELAPHKIRVNSVSPGYILTELVEPYTEYQPLWEPKIPLGRLGRPEELAGLYLYLASEASSYMTGSDIVIDGGYTCP, from the coding sequence ATGAGCGTGTTGGACCTGTTCGACTTGCACGGCAAGAGGGCGCTGATAACCGGGGCATCCACCGGCATCGGCAAGAGAGTTGCCCTGGCATACGTCGAAGCCGGGGCTCAAGTGGCGATCGCCGCACGGCATTTGGATGCCTTAGAGAAGTTGGCGGATGAGATTGGCACATCAGGTGGCAAGGTCGTGCCCGTCTGCTGCGATGTGAGCCAGCACCAGCAGGTGACCAGCATGTTGGATCAGGTGACCGCGGAGCTGGGTGGGATCGACATCGCGGTCTGCAACGCCGGCATCATCACGGTCACTCCGATGCTGGACATGCCGCTGGAAGAGTTCCAGCGCCTCCAAAACACCAATGTGACAGGCGTCTTCCTTACCGCGCAGGCCGCTGCCAAGGCGATGGTCAAACAAGGCCAAGGCGGGGTCATCATCAACACTGCTTCCATGTCAGGCCACATCATCAACGTCCCGCAGCAGGTTTCCCACTACTGCGCCTCCAAGGCGGCGGTCATTCATCTAACCAAAGCCATGGCCGTGGAGTTGGCGCCGCATAAAATCCGGGTGAACAGTGTCAGTCCGGGCTATATCCTGACCGAGCTCGTCGAACCGTACACGGAATACCAGCCGCTATGGGAGCCCAAGATTCCGTTGGGCCGGTTGGGCCGGCCCGAAGAACTCGCTGGCCTCTACCTGTATCTGGCTAGCGAGGCTTCCAGCTATATGACCGGTTCCGACATCGTGATTGATGGTGGATACACCTGCCCCTAA